A genome region from Methanococcoides burtonii DSM 6242 includes the following:
- the rimI gene encoding ribosomal protein S18-alanine N-acetyltransferase, with translation MIRTATRSDLPAVVDLENLSFAEPWDLRTFRSYVHHPGFIVFDEDGSICGYVILVVIADDAHLASIAIHPKHRRRNIGSCLLDSCMLLAKTNSFPLVRLEVREKNKTAQDFYLANGFEAVAIIPDYYPDDNAIVMERRT, from the coding sequence ATGATAAGAACCGCCACAAGGTCGGATCTGCCGGCAGTCGTAGATCTCGAGAACCTTTCCTTTGCTGAGCCCTGGGACCTGCGCACATTCAGGTCTTATGTTCATCATCCCGGTTTTATTGTGTTCGATGAAGATGGTTCGATCTGTGGGTATGTGATCCTTGTCGTGATCGCTGATGATGCTCATCTGGCAAGTATCGCGATACATCCAAAGCACAGGCGGAGAAATATAGGTTCTTGTCTTTTAGACAGCTGCATGTTGCTTGCAAAGACTAATTCTTTTCCTCTTGTACGGCTGGAAGTGAGGGAGAAGAACAAAACTGCACAGGACTTCTATCTTGCCAATGGGTTCGAAGCTGTGGCAATCATTCCTGACTATTATCCTGACGATAATGCAATTGTTATGGAAAGGAGAACTTGA
- a CDS encoding undecaprenyl diphosphate synthase family protein, which produces MSENVGFDIYNEKGELIENKVGETHRVHFSVGFGGKNEITKAITSILHDVKDGRLTPSDIDENTIESHLTVREEPEIIIRAGGKHLSNFLLWQSAYSELYFTDVNWHGLRRMDILRIIRDYQKRQRRFGK; this is translated from the coding sequence TTGTCCGAAAATGTTGGATTCGACATATACAACGAAAAGGGAGAGCTTATCGAAAATAAAGTTGGTGAAACCCACCGGGTACATTTCTCAGTAGGGTTTGGCGGAAAGAACGAGATAACAAAGGCGATCACTTCCATTCTTCATGATGTGAAAGATGGAAGATTGACTCCTTCGGACATCGATGAAAATACCATAGAATCCCATTTGACAGTACGTGAAGAGCCCGAGATAATAATTCGTGCAGGTGGAAAGCACCTTTCGAATTTCCTTCTATGGCAATCCGCTTATTCTGAACTCTATTTTACCGATGTCAACTGGCACGGTCTGAGAAGAATGGACATACTTAGGATCATAAGGGATTACCAAAAAAGACAGCGTCGCTTTGGAAAATGA
- a CDS encoding redox-regulated ATPase YchF has product MSMTIGLAGKPNAGKSTFFKAATLADVEIANYPFTTINANKGVTYVRAVCPCTERDKRCGNCQDGIRYVPIEIIDVAGLVPDAHMGRGLGNTFLDELRQAQAIIHVIDASGGTDIEGNPVDIGEHDPLEDVNFLNREIAMWMTGILKKNWDKLSRKIRAEGMKMEQAVSDQLLGAGVNESQARQALLACKMPEECTQWTDEDMAKLCETIRAITKPTMIAANKIDVAPAENVKALEELDIMVVPTSAAAELALRSAAKNNIISYNPGDMGFEIISDKVSEAQKNGLQSLKEMITTLGTGGAGIQECINRAVFDLLELIVVYPVEDEGKWADKNDRMLPDAFLMKKGSTPHDLAYRVHTDIGNRFLYAVDGKTKMRLGEKHDLQNGDVVKIVSTAK; this is encoded by the coding sequence ATGTCAATGACCATAGGCCTTGCAGGAAAACCAAATGCAGGTAAATCAACTTTTTTCAAAGCTGCTACCCTTGCAGATGTCGAGATAGCGAATTATCCGTTCACCACGATCAATGCGAACAAAGGAGTAACTTATGTAAGGGCAGTCTGCCCATGCACAGAACGGGATAAACGCTGTGGTAACTGTCAGGACGGTATAAGGTATGTACCTATTGAGATCATAGACGTCGCAGGACTTGTACCCGATGCACACATGGGACGCGGCCTTGGTAATACGTTCCTTGACGAGCTTAGACAGGCACAGGCCATAATACACGTAATAGACGCATCCGGTGGCACAGATATCGAAGGAAACCCTGTGGACATAGGAGAACACGATCCACTGGAAGATGTTAACTTCCTGAACCGCGAGATAGCAATGTGGATGACAGGTATCCTAAAAAAGAACTGGGACAAGCTTTCACGAAAGATAAGGGCCGAAGGCATGAAGATGGAACAGGCCGTTTCAGACCAGCTCCTGGGTGCAGGTGTCAATGAATCCCAAGCACGTCAGGCCCTGCTTGCTTGCAAAATGCCTGAAGAATGCACCCAGTGGACAGATGAAGATATGGCAAAGCTTTGTGAGACCATACGCGCCATCACAAAACCTACGATGATAGCAGCCAACAAGATAGATGTCGCACCTGCAGAGAACGTAAAAGCTCTCGAAGAACTTGACATCATGGTAGTACCCACCAGTGCTGCAGCAGAACTTGCATTGAGATCAGCTGCAAAGAATAATATAATAAGTTATAACCCGGGAGACATGGGTTTCGAGATAATCTCCGACAAGGTCAGCGAAGCACAGAAAAATGGATTGCAAAGCCTGAAAGAGATGATCACCACCCTAGGAACCGGTGGAGCCGGCATACAGGAGTGCATTAACAGAGCTGTTTTTGACCTTCTTGAACTGATAGTAGTATATCCGGTGGAAGATGAAGGAAAATGGGCAGACAAGAACGACAGAATGCTCCCTGATGCTTTCCTCATGAAGAAAGGTTCCACCCCACACGATCTGGCATACCGCGTCCACACCGATATCGGAAACAGGTTCCTCTATGCAGTTGATGGGAAGACAAAGATGAGACTTGGAGAAAAGCATGACCTGCAAAACGGCGATGTTGTAAAGATAGTCTCAACTGCAAAGTAA
- the thsA gene encoding thermosome subunit alpha — protein sequence MTPNLRIQGRDAQSNNILAGKAVASAVRSTLGPKGMDKMLVDSMGDIVITNDGATILKEMDIQHPAAKMIVEVSKTQDAEVGDGTTTAAVLSGELLSKAEELIMKGVHSTIISEGYRHAAEKCREILETITIAISPDDEAALIKIAGTAITGKGAEAYKEKLSALTVKAVRSIVEEEEDGLKVNVLENIKIEKRAGGSIDDSELIDGLVIDKERSHPNMPEKVENAKILLLSCPVEFRKTEVDSEIKITSPGQMQLFLDQEEKMMREMAEKVIASGANVVFCQKGIDDMAQYYIEKAGIYAVRRVKKSDLKRLSKVTGATIIQDLDQITTEDVGTAGLVEEKEVRGGKMTYVTGCQNSKAVTVLLHGGTEHVVDSLDHALNDALHVVGVVIEDGKVVVGGGSSEVELSLRLSEYASTLKGREQLAVSKFAEALEVIPVALAENAGLDPIDIMVELRSQHEKGNKNAGLNVYTGEVVDMWENDVIEPLRIKTQAINAAMEATVMILRIDDVVASKGSANQGMGPGGLPDMPDLDMDAAY from the coding sequence ATCACACCAAATCTGAGAATTCAGGGCAGGGATGCACAAAGTAACAATATCCTTGCAGGAAAGGCAGTTGCAAGTGCAGTCCGCTCAACACTTGGTCCAAAGGGAATGGACAAGATGCTTGTGGACTCCATGGGTGACATTGTTATCACAAACGATGGTGCTACCATCTTGAAGGAAATGGATATCCAGCACCCTGCAGCTAAGATGATCGTGGAAGTATCCAAGACACAGGATGCTGAGGTCGGGGACGGAACAACTACTGCAGCAGTTCTTTCAGGAGAATTGCTTTCAAAGGCAGAAGAACTTATCATGAAGGGAGTCCACTCAACCATCATATCCGAAGGTTACAGACATGCTGCAGAGAAATGCCGTGAGATCCTGGAAACTATCACTATTGCTATTTCCCCGGACGACGAAGCGGCTCTGATAAAGATCGCTGGAACCGCTATCACTGGAAAGGGCGCTGAGGCATACAAAGAGAAGCTCTCAGCTCTCACGGTCAAAGCAGTTCGTTCAATAGTCGAAGAGGAAGAGGATGGCCTTAAGGTCAATGTCCTTGAGAACATCAAGATCGAGAAGCGCGCAGGCGGAAGTATTGATGACTCTGAGCTTATAGATGGTCTTGTAATTGACAAGGAACGCTCACACCCCAACATGCCTGAGAAGGTAGAGAATGCAAAGATCCTTCTGTTAAGCTGCCCTGTGGAGTTCAGAAAGACCGAAGTAGATTCTGAAATCAAGATCACATCCCCGGGCCAGATGCAGTTGTTCCTGGACCAGGAAGAGAAGATGATGAGGGAGATGGCTGAGAAGGTCATCGCAAGCGGTGCAAATGTTGTATTCTGCCAGAAAGGTATCGATGATATGGCACAGTACTACATCGAGAAAGCAGGTATCTATGCTGTCAGAAGGGTAAAGAAGAGCGATCTTAAGAGACTCAGCAAGGTAACCGGCGCAACAATCATACAGGACCTTGATCAGATCACTACTGAAGATGTAGGTACAGCAGGTCTGGTAGAGGAAAAAGAAGTGAGGGGCGGCAAGATGACCTATGTTACAGGTTGCCAGAACTCCAAGGCTGTTACAGTACTTCTCCACGGCGGTACCGAGCACGTTGTCGATTCACTTGATCATGCATTGAACGATGCTTTGCATGTTGTCGGTGTTGTCATCGAAGATGGCAAGGTTGTTGTTGGTGGCGGTTCATCTGAGGTCGAACTTTCACTCAGACTCAGTGAGTATGCATCCACACTCAAGGGAAGGGAGCAGCTTGCTGTTAGCAAGTTCGCAGAAGCTCTTGAAGTGATCCCGGTGGCACTCGCAGAGAATGCAGGTCTTGACCCAATTGACATAATGGTGGAACTACGTTCCCAGCATGAGAAGGGTAACAAGAACGCAGGTCTTAATGTTTACACCGGCGAGGTAGTCGACATGTGGGAGAACGATGTAATCGAGCCACTACGAATAAAGACCCAGGCTATAAACGCTGCAATGGAAGCAACTGTCATGATCCTTAGGATCGATGATGTCGTGGCTTCAAAAGGCAGCGCGAACCAAGGTATGGGTCCGGGTGGCCTGCCTGACATGCCTGACCTTGATATGGACGCTGCATACTAA
- a CDS encoding biotin transporter BioY produces MVNNNSHAKYDVINSNSNIKKMVYSSLFAALTSIGAYITVPLGPIPFTLQMVFVLMAGAMLGSKWGGISMIVYVLLGIAGLPVFSNGGSGLGVILGPTGGYLIGFIAAAFIIGYLFEMNGSNNLLKNGLFVTIGSVVIFCFGLAHLMIVADMSFMQAVTVGFLPFILPGIVKIAVATGIATKYKI; encoded by the coding sequence ATGGTTAACAATAATTCACATGCAAAATATGATGTGATCAATTCGAACAGTAATATCAAAAAAATGGTATATTCCTCGTTATTTGCAGCATTGACCTCCATCGGTGCCTACATAACTGTACCTCTTGGTCCTATCCCGTTCACTCTTCAGATGGTATTCGTTCTGATGGCAGGCGCAATGCTTGGCAGTAAATGGGGTGGGATAAGTATGATAGTTTATGTTCTTCTCGGTATTGCCGGCTTGCCTGTATTCTCGAACGGCGGTTCCGGTCTCGGTGTCATCCTTGGCCCTACTGGGGGATACCTCATCGGCTTCATCGCAGCGGCATTCATTATTGGTTATCTCTTTGAGATGAACGGTAGCAATAATTTATTGAAGAATGGTCTTTTTGTAACGATCGGTTCCGTTGTCATCTTCTGTTTCGGTCTGGCTCATCTGATGATAGTTGCAGATATGTCATTCATGCAGGCGGTAACTGTAGGTTTCCTCCCATTCATTCTGCCCGGTATTGTAAAGATAGCAGTTGCAACGGGCATTGCGACAAAATACAAAATATGA
- a CDS encoding ATP-binding cassette domain-containing protein: MIELKGVSYIYPNGNKVLEEIDIRIEKGSFTTILGDNGSGKSTLIRHMNGLLKPSVGVVSVCGMDTASSTDIWEIRQTVGMVFQDPHSQAVGATVEEDVAFGPENLALENDEIRIRVTNAIANVGLEGLEGYLLMYLSGGQLQKTAIAGVLAMAPEILIFDEVTSMLDSDSRSQIIDIVRQLNKRGKTVVYVTHHMEEALFADRVILLENGSIESDGAPRDVFREIDASGRKVPPHLELAFRLQDAGMISPDVFPMDALSLKEEICPSR, encoded by the coding sequence ATGATAGAGCTAAAGGGTGTAAGTTACATCTATCCGAATGGTAATAAAGTGCTTGAAGAAATCGATATTCGGATAGAAAAAGGGTCATTCACAACCATTCTTGGGGACAATGGCAGTGGTAAATCCACTCTCATACGTCACATGAACGGTCTTTTGAAACCGTCTGTTGGAGTTGTTTCTGTCTGCGGGATGGATACTGCGTCTTCCACAGATATCTGGGAAATACGGCAAACGGTCGGCATGGTCTTTCAGGACCCTCACTCTCAGGCAGTGGGTGCAACAGTTGAAGAGGATGTCGCATTCGGTCCTGAGAATCTTGCACTGGAAAACGATGAGATAAGAATACGTGTTACAAATGCCATTGCAAATGTAGGGTTGGAAGGTCTTGAAGGATATCTTCTCATGTACTTAAGTGGGGGGCAATTACAGAAAACGGCGATTGCCGGGGTTCTGGCAATGGCCCCTGAGATACTGATATTCGATGAAGTGACTTCCATGCTGGATTCGGATTCGCGTTCTCAGATCATTGACATTGTACGGCAGCTCAACAAAAGGGGAAAGACCGTGGTCTATGTGACGCATCATATGGAAGAAGCTTTGTTTGCTGATAGGGTCATATTACTTGAAAATGGTTCTATTGAAAGTGACGGCGCCCCTCGGGATGTGTTTCGTGAGATAGATGCATCAGGTCGAAAAGTTCCTCCGCATCTGGAACTTGCCTTCAGATTACAGGACGCAGGCATGATCTCTCCCGACGTGTTCCCTATGGATGCTTTATCCTTGAAGGAGGAAATATGTCCATCGAGGTGA
- a CDS encoding ATP-binding cassette domain-containing protein gives MSIEVNGLHFSYGKGKKRLTILKDVTFSVGKGEFVGIIGKVGCGKTTLIKHLNGLLVPLSGNVTVDGLASSKKEVCRKVGVLFQQPSKQLFCKTVFEDIAYGPSNFGMKGDELEHCVHDAIEKVGLSSDILGSSPFSLSGGEMRLVALAGVLSSSPDYLVLDEPTSGLSTFYKEHLFKTLELLRQNGVGVVLVSHHLEDVLGVADKIVYLNEGAVVFEGSPEEYLSSLSLPAPEITVLMRELSSSGLAIKKTVFSVEDAFNEIVGALLEKGG, from the coding sequence ATGTCCATCGAGGTGAATGGGCTGCATTTCTCATATGGGAAAGGAAAAAAAAGGCTCACTATATTGAAAGATGTGACCTTTTCAGTGGGTAAAGGTGAGTTTGTAGGTATCATTGGTAAGGTTGGTTGTGGCAAGACAACCCTCATCAAGCATCTCAATGGGCTGTTGGTCCCACTATCTGGAAATGTGACCGTGGACGGGCTTGCATCTTCAAAAAAAGAGGTGTGCAGAAAGGTCGGTGTCCTGTTCCAACAGCCTTCAAAACAATTGTTCTGCAAGACCGTTTTTGAGGATATTGCTTACGGTCCCTCGAATTTTGGTATGAAAGGGGATGAATTGGAACATTGTGTACATGACGCAATTGAAAAAGTCGGTCTTAGTTCCGATATTCTTGGAAGTTCCCCGTTTAGTCTGAGCGGGGGAGAAATGAGACTTGTGGCCCTTGCCGGTGTCCTTTCATCATCTCCTGACTATCTGGTCCTTGATGAACCTACCTCGGGGCTGAGTACATTCTACAAGGAACACCTTTTCAAAACACTTGAACTTCTCAGACAAAATGGAGTGGGTGTTGTGTTGGTCTCTCATCATCTTGAGGATGTTCTTGGTGTGGCTGATAAGATCGTATATCTGAATGAAGGTGCGGTGGTCTTTGAGGGGTCTCCTGAAGAATATCTAAGTTCACTGTCCCTCCCGGCTCCCGAGATTACCGTACTCATGAGGGAATTGAGCTCTTCCGGACTGGCTATAAAGAAAACGGTCTTTTCCGTGGAAGATGCTTTCAATGAGATCGTTGGGGCTTTGTTGGAAAAAGGGGGCTGA
- a CDS encoding energy-coupling factor transporter transmembrane component T family protein, with the protein MDGFLFSYVAGKSFLHRLDPRVKIFSVMCLSILIFRSSALTDLLVFALLFIGLTIIAGSGLSGIRSVRPLLPIFVFIFLIHSFFTEGAALFDSQFSPTDEGVLKGSLVTARFVLLILYSSLLTSTTRPAVITAGIERILRPLPLRWVGVTSFEIATMMSLALYFVPHLLWYARQVKDSQLSRGSRYGHNPIYGTLSLAIPVLKGSMRMADDVVMAMEGRCYQGNYRTSLFEIKMTGRDVLVCSIVLVVTALMLYA; encoded by the coding sequence GTGGATGGATTCTTATTCTCCTATGTTGCAGGTAAGTCTTTTCTTCACAGACTTGATCCGCGTGTCAAGATATTTTCAGTAATGTGCCTGAGTATCCTAATATTCAGATCATCTGCCCTTACTGATCTCCTTGTATTTGCATTGCTTTTTATAGGGCTTACGATAATCGCAGGTTCCGGGTTATCGGGTATAAGGTCAGTCAGGCCATTGTTGCCTATATTTGTCTTTATTTTCCTTATCCATTCCTTCTTTACCGAAGGTGCGGCGTTGTTCGATTCTCAATTCTCGCCAACTGATGAGGGAGTCTTGAAAGGTTCGTTGGTCACCGCAAGGTTCGTCCTCTTAATCCTCTATAGCTCGTTGTTGACCTCGACTACGAGACCGGCGGTGATAACTGCCGGAATTGAAAGAATACTTCGTCCGCTTCCGTTGAGGTGGGTGGGTGTGACCTCATTCGAGATCGCAACGATGATGTCTTTAGCTCTTTATTTTGTACCTCATCTGTTGTGGTATGCGAGGCAGGTCAAGGATTCTCAGTTGTCGCGTGGTTCAAGGTACGGGCATAATCCTATCTATGGGACACTTTCACTTGCAATCCCGGTGTTGAAAGGTTCAATGAGGATGGCCGATGATGTGGTGATGGCAATGGAAGGCAGGTGTTATCAAGGCAACTATCGTACCTCTTTATTCGAGATCAAAATGACCGGGCGAGATGTTTTGGTCTGTTCTATCGTTCTCGTGGTAACAGCATTAATGCTATATGCATGA
- a CDS encoding ArsR/SmtB family transcription factor → MFMQLDAPCERVNKDAIDAIVSHLPNEDAILRISNIFHALRSEPRLTIMYLLLEKDMCVCELERALGMTQSAISHNLRTLRQLDLVRVRKDGRFAVYSVADEHVRALLELSRSHVMGCAQ, encoded by the coding sequence ATGTTCATGCAACTCGATGCTCCATGTGAGCGTGTTAATAAGGATGCTATTGACGCGATAGTATCCCATCTTCCAAATGAGGATGCGATACTGAGGATATCCAATATATTCCATGCTTTACGATCGGAACCCCGATTAACAATAATGTATCTCCTACTTGAGAAGGACATGTGTGTATGCGAATTGGAACGTGCTCTTGGTATGACCCAATCTGCCATCTCTCACAATCTTCGCACTCTTCGACAGCTTGACCTTGTCAGGGTCAGGAAAGACGGGCGTTTTGCAGTTTATTCCGTTGCTGATGAGCATGTGAGGGCACTGCTTGAATTATCCCGCAGTCATGTTATGGGGTGTGCCCAATGA
- a CDS encoding SO_0444 family Cu/Zn efflux transporter, producing MTYVESIQELLIGIVLSSWNVLAEAAPYLLLGFGVAGILHVFVPDEKIMQYLGHSAGKFRSVLNASLIGVPLPLCSCGVVPAALSLKKRGATNGATLSFLISTPQTGVDSIAITYALLDPIMTIFRPIATFITALVAGIADDLLRSPRDVSGKDVEKIPTTNILEMASLPTPSSSLSSSCSCNSCGPNGTEDADTFSGRVISGIRYAYVELLGDISYWLIIGIILAGIITYMVPEDLVGSHLGGGLVSMLLALVVGIPLYICATASTPLAAVLIAKGMSPGAAFVFLLAGPATNAATITMVLKYLGKRSTGVYLASIAVCAVAGGILLDMVYSYLGIDALSVVGSASDIMPEEVKNGFALLLLPLMVYGIYNQKKGCD from the coding sequence ATGACCTATGTAGAATCAATTCAAGAGTTACTCATTGGTATCGTCTTGAGTTCCTGGAATGTTCTTGCAGAAGCAGCACCTTATCTTTTGTTAGGATTCGGTGTTGCGGGGATCTTGCACGTATTTGTACCGGATGAAAAGATTATGCAATATCTTGGACATTCTGCTGGAAAATTCCGTTCTGTACTGAATGCTTCACTGATCGGTGTGCCTCTGCCATTATGTTCCTGTGGGGTTGTCCCGGCAGCTCTGTCCTTAAAAAAAAGAGGTGCAACAAATGGAGCAACCTTGTCTTTTTTAATATCGACTCCCCAAACAGGTGTGGATTCAATAGCCATCACATATGCCCTTCTTGATCCCATTATGACAATATTCCGGCCAATAGCTACTTTCATTACTGCATTGGTTGCAGGGATTGCCGATGACCTTCTACGCTCTCCTCGGGATGTTTCAGGCAAAGATGTTGAAAAAATACCGACAACGAACATATTGGAAATGGCTTCATTACCGACGCCGTCTTCATCTCTTTCCTCCTCATGCAGTTGCAACTCATGCGGGCCTAACGGTACGGAAGATGCTGATACTTTTTCAGGAAGGGTCATATCCGGTATCAGATATGCATACGTGGAACTGCTCGGTGATATAAGCTACTGGCTTATCATTGGTATTATCCTTGCAGGTATTATCACATATATGGTGCCTGAGGACCTCGTTGGTTCCCATCTTGGGGGGGGCCTGGTCTCAATGCTTCTTGCACTTGTTGTGGGCATTCCACTTTATATCTGTGCGACCGCTTCAACTCCGCTTGCAGCAGTTCTTATTGCAAAAGGTATGAGTCCCGGGGCAGCATTTGTTTTCCTGCTTGCAGGACCTGCAACTAATGCAGCTACTATTACAATGGTCCTGAAATATCTTGGGAAGAGGTCTACAGGTGTTTATCTAGCCTCAATTGCAGTTTGTGCAGTTGCAGGGGGCATTCTCCTTGATATGGTCTATTCATATCTGGGTATTGATGCTTTGTCGGTAGTCGGAAGTGCCAGCGATATTATGCCCGAAGAAGTGAAGAACGGTTTTGCATTACTGCTACTTCCGTTGATGGTATATGGGATATATAATCAGAAAAAGGGTTGTGATTGA
- a CDS encoding hydantoinase/oxoprolinase N-terminal domain-containing protein produces the protein MKYSLGIDAGGTYTDAVLLRDSDEVIVSSNKALTTYPDPLGGIRNAIDGIDEKYLNDIKVVSVSTTLSTNSILEGTGFPVGLILVGNYELNQELPTEHYVQVEGGHDYNGIPTASLDEDAVRQFAESVKDRVAAFAVSSYFSIRNHEHELRVKEIIKESTGLPIVCAHELSQELGAFERAVTAFLNAQLIPVTEKFMTTVEEYISSKGIDAKVFMLKCDGSVIGIQSALEKPIESIFSGPAGSLVGASFLTGNDTCAVIDVGGTSTDISVIKNGVPEMSESGAVVGGWKTRVKAIKMETSAMGGDSDVWVKDNSVNIGPRRVIPLCRAADLYPGFLDQLRTNPMPSKGLLGINFQPTKFYIRTGYDPIDISPQEMDVFRYISDEPTSIRELHSRMKKYPSSKHLDSLLQKRLIQTIGFTPTDALHVLGDYTEHTVEASEIGSKYLGSLCRRDAVEFASFVKQEFAKNMASNLMSFFLEGIPKTEIRKIFDIESPAKFKVDIPVVLIGGPVIAYLEDLQSILDAEIIVPEYSNVGNATGALAAKGIRRVDFLVRPASMAAPDWEFYVFSEKGRESFYEYEEALEYASKTGRETILQYMMDAGLDSEHVKVEIEKQEIIPDGWSHPLETRIRVMGVGSSLV, from the coding sequence ATGAAATACAGTCTCGGTATCGATGCAGGTGGTACTTATACAGATGCAGTCCTTCTTAGAGATTCGGATGAAGTCATCGTCTCTTCGAACAAAGCGCTTACAACATACCCTGATCCTCTTGGAGGCATCAGGAATGCAATTGATGGGATCGATGAAAAATATCTTAATGATATAAAAGTGGTGTCTGTTTCCACTACTTTGTCGACGAACAGTATTCTGGAGGGTACGGGCTTCCCGGTTGGTCTTATACTTGTGGGAAATTATGAATTGAACCAGGAGCTTCCAACTGAACACTATGTGCAGGTGGAGGGTGGTCATGATTACAATGGTATTCCCACTGCATCTCTTGATGAAGACGCTGTAAGGCAATTTGCGGAAAGTGTCAAGGATAGGGTAGCTGCATTTGCAGTATCCTCATATTTCAGTATACGAAACCATGAACATGAATTGAGAGTCAAGGAGATCATAAAAGAATCCACTGGTCTTCCTATTGTATGTGCTCATGAGCTTTCGCAGGAACTTGGTGCTTTCGAGAGGGCTGTGACTGCATTTCTGAACGCTCAACTTATCCCTGTTACTGAGAAGTTCATGACAACCGTTGAAGAGTATATCTCTTCAAAGGGAATTGATGCAAAAGTTTTCATGCTCAAATGTGACGGTTCGGTAATTGGTATTCAAAGTGCACTTGAAAAACCGATCGAATCTATCTTTTCAGGCCCGGCAGGCAGTCTTGTAGGTGCTTCATTTTTGACCGGCAATGACACATGTGCCGTTATCGATGTTGGTGGCACTAGTACCGATATTTCGGTCATTAAAAATGGTGTGCCCGAAATGAGTGAATCGGGAGCTGTTGTCGGTGGCTGGAAGACCAGGGTCAAGGCTATCAAGATGGAGACTTCTGCAATGGGCGGGGACAGTGATGTCTGGGTAAAGGACAATAGTGTCAATATCGGCCCTCGCAGGGTAATTCCTCTTTGTCGTGCAGCTGATCTCTATCCCGGGTTTCTGGACCAACTCAGGACAAACCCGATGCCCTCGAAAGGCTTGCTTGGGATCAACTTCCAGCCCACCAAATTTTACATAAGGACTGGCTATGACCCGATAGACATAAGCCCTCAGGAAATGGATGTTTTCAGATATATCTCCGATGAGCCGACCTCTATAAGGGAGTTGCATAGCAGGATGAAGAAATATCCTTCATCAAAACATCTGGATTCGCTTTTGCAGAAACGGTTGATACAGACAATAGGTTTCACTCCTACCGATGCACTTCATGTTCTTGGGGATTATACTGAACACACTGTCGAAGCATCTGAGATAGGTTCTAAATATCTTGGCTCATTGTGCAGACGTGATGCAGTGGAGTTTGCATCATTTGTAAAACAGGAATTTGCAAAGAACATGGCATCTAATCTTATGTCTTTCTTCCTTGAAGGAATTCCAAAAACGGAGATCCGTAAGATATTCGATATTGAATCTCCTGCTAAATTCAAGGTGGATATTCCGGTAGTGCTCATAGGAGGTCCTGTAATTGCATACCTTGAAGATCTTCAGTCAATACTGGATGCGGAGATCATCGTGCCTGAATATTCCAATGTAGGAAATGCGACCGGTGCACTGGCTGCAAAAGGTATTCGCAGGGTGGATTTCCTTGTGAGGCCGGCATCAATGGCAGCACCCGATTGGGAGTTCTATGTATTTTCCGAGAAAGGGCGAGAGAGCTTCTATGAATATGAAGAAGCACTTGAGTACGCTTCAAAAACTGGAAGAGAGACAATTCTTCAGTACATGATGGATGCGGGTCTGGACTCTGAACATGTGAAAGTGGAAATCGAAAAACAGGAAATAATTCCTGATGGCTGGTCGCATCCTCTTGAGACACGTATTCGTGTAATGGGAGTTGGTTCCAGTCTTGTATAA